A segment of the Myxosarcina sp. GI1 genome:
TTGTGTGAGGGTCGTATACTTTCGCCTGTTGTATATTGCTGCCAAAATTTAAAGTCAGATTTTTGGCAGGTACATTGATGTTGGAATTGGTATTGAGGTCGTAACCAGGCACTTCTTGCCATAAAGCTAGATAATATCGCCCATCTTGTTTTTGCAGTAGAGTTTGATGAATATCTTTAGCATCTCCGCCAATTGCCAAGTCTAAAGAACCAGAGCCTCCCGAACTACCCACACCGCCTGAATCTAAAATATCAATCATATTTTCGATCGCCACAAAGCCAGGTTTTTTAGAACCATCCGCCCGTAGTAAGCCAAAGTTAAATTCTCTGCTATCACTGGCGCGGTCGTTAATTAATTCATAAAGATAGGTTCGTTCGATACCCAGATTGAAATATTCTAATAGTAGTCTCGGTAAATATTTACCAGCAGCTTCTTCCGATATGCCTTTGGGATCTTGCACAGAGTTAAAGTAGCCAGTTTCGGTGACAATCAGGGGTTTGTCTGCGCCACTATTCTAATAGTAGTCTCGGTAAATATTTACCAGCAGCTTCTTCCGATATGCCTTTGGGATCTTGCACAGAGTTAAAGTAGCCAGTTTCGGTAACAATCAGGGGTTTGTCCCCACCAGCCAGCTTGTAGTAAATAGGTAAATGCCAGAAAAGCTCGTCATTATATGGGTTTAAACCAGAGGGATAGTGATGGGCATTATTGAAATCGGCTTTTACTCGTCCCAACTCTGCTACGTCGGTTTTAACTCCGAAAGCATTGGACAAGCTAGGAGCAATTACTGGAATATTGGCAGTATCTCGGTCGCTTTTTATTGCCTGATAAAGATCTGCTTGATAGTTACTGAGTCCATTGGGAAAGTTTTGTCCTTTGTAAGTTTCATCCCTGGTATGATTCCATTCATTTGGTCCTTCTACCGACTCGATCGCCGCTCCGAATTCTTCTACTAGCTCGACAGACTCATCAAGACTAAGTTCTTCAGGGTTCATGACTAAATTAAATTCCATTCCCAGTTTTGCCAATTCCTTGAGCCTACTAATAGTTGTATTGTCATCTGGTCTAACACTAGTTCTTACATGACGAACATCTAATTCATCTAGCCTGGGTTTGATAACCGAATCGAAATTACCATAGGCAGTTTCTCGGTTTCCTGCTTGAACTATAACTCCTATTGAGTCGAGGAAGTCGTCGGTACTGCGAGCTTTAACGTTACTCATATTAACGTTATTAGTGTCTTGTGTTTCAACGGCGTTGAGGACAGAAGATTTACTTTCAACAGTAACGTTTTCAACTTTATTGTTTTTGTCATTTACGCCATCGTTTACGTTTTTTTGCTCGAACGCTAACCAATTAAGGTTAAAGTAACCACTATCACCAA
Coding sequences within it:
- a CDS encoding carbohydrate-binding protein is translated as TYDLKFRVAAPNDTSGSINVKLDDKLLGKVTVTGTGGWQNWQTIELQDVELDGGEDKILLLEVGDSGYFNLNWLAFEQKNVNDGVNDKNNKVENVTVESKSSVLNAVETQDTNNVNMSNVKARSTDDFLDSIGVIVQAGNRETAYGNFDSVIKPRLDELDVRHVRTSVRPDDNTTISRLKELAKLGMEFNLVMNPEELSLDESVELVEEFGAAIESVEGPNEWNHTRDETYKGQNFPNGLSNYQADLYQAIKSDRDTANIPVIAPSLSNAFGVKTDVAELGRVKADFNNAHHYPSGLNPYNDELFWHLPIYYKLAGGDKPLIVTETGYFNSVQDPKGISEEAAGKYLPRLLLE